One window of Phycisphaeraceae bacterium genomic DNA carries:
- the gap gene encoding type I glyceraldehyde-3-phosphate dehydrogenase produces the protein MAIRIGINGFGRIGRLVYRIASANPDIEIVGVNDLVPADNLAYLLKYDTMHRRFTIGGKPASIESTENSFTVNGRTTKTFAEKDPSKLPWKELGVHYVLESTGLFTDFEKASAHVAAGAKRVVISAPTKSEPAQVPTLVLGVNQESYDPSKHTVVSNASCTTNCLAPIAKVINDAFGLEEGLMTTIHAVTATQPTQDGPSKKDWRGGRNGYQNIIPASTGAAKAVTLAIPALKGKLTGMSFRVPTADVSAVDLTFRTAKDASLADINAAMKSAAGGAMKGVLAYTDEEVVSSDFIGDHHSSIYDAKAGIELNKRFFKVVSWYDNEAGYSARCVDLIKLMASKDGVK, from the coding sequence ATGGCAATCCGCATCGGCATCAACGGTTTCGGTCGCATCGGTCGCCTCGTTTACCGTATCGCATCGGCGAACCCCGACATTGAGATCGTCGGCGTCAACGACCTTGTGCCCGCCGACAACCTCGCCTACCTCCTCAAGTACGACACCATGCACCGGCGCTTCACGATCGGCGGCAAGCCCGCCTCGATCGAGTCGACCGAGAACTCGTTCACCGTCAACGGACGCACCACGAAGACCTTCGCAGAGAAGGACCCCTCCAAGCTCCCGTGGAAGGAACTCGGTGTTCACTACGTTCTGGAATCCACGGGCCTCTTCACTGACTTCGAGAAGGCCTCGGCACACGTCGCTGCTGGCGCGAAGCGTGTCGTGATCTCCGCGCCGACCAAGAGCGAGCCGGCACAGGTGCCGACACTCGTTCTCGGTGTCAACCAGGAGTCATACGACCCCTCGAAGCACACCGTCGTGAGCAACGCGTCGTGTACGACAAACTGCCTCGCGCCCATCGCAAAGGTCATCAACGACGCATTCGGGCTCGAAGAGGGCCTGATGACCACCATCCACGCGGTTACGGCGACGCAGCCGACGCAGGACGGCCCCTCGAAGAAGGATTGGCGAGGCGGGCGCAACGGCTATCAGAACATCATCCCGGCGAGCACCGGTGCCGCGAAGGCCGTCACGCTCGCGATCCCGGCCCTCAAGGGCAAGCTCACCGGCATGTCGTTCCGCGTGCCGACGGCGGACGTGTCTGCAGTCGATCTGACCTTCCGCACCGCCAAGGACGCATCGCTGGCCGATATCAACGCCGCGATGAAGTCCGCGGCGGGCGGCGCGATGAAGGGCGTCCTCGCGTACACGGACGAAGAGGTCGTGTCGAGCGACTTCATCGGCGACCACCACTCGTCGATCTACGACGCGAAGGCAGGAATCGAGCTCAACAAGCGGTTCTTCAAGGTCGTCTCGTGGTACGACAACGAGGCGGGTTACTCGGCCCGTTGCGTGGACTTGATCAAGCTCATGGCCTCCAAGGACGGCGTGAAGTAA
- a CDS encoding dihydroorotase, translated as MARVLISGGRVIDPASGMDMVQDVAIEDDRIVEIGVKLAKSAADRVIDAKGKLVVPGLIDPHVHLREPGAEHKETIDSGTLAAAMGGFTTVCCMPNTTPALDTPEMVTFVDGRSRSTAHCRVYTVAAGTKGRRGEEPSEISLLARAGAVGISDDGDAIASAGVMARVLTMTKQVGLAFMQHCQDPTLTVGASMHAGEVSVRLGLGGWPRIAEELIIERDVRLNTAIGCRYHVQHLSSSGSVEIVRRARASGQPVTAEASPHHLLLTHEAVGGADGFAYDTNAKMNPPLREASDIAAIKAGIADGTITVLATDHAPHSVEEKARPFEEAPFGIVGLETALPLYVESLVKAGVIDWPRLIAMMTVEPAKLCGLDRIGLGTLAMGGPADVTVIDPEQEWTIRLEDLAGKSRNTPFLGRRVAARVVLTMVGGQIRHERR; from the coding sequence ATGGCACGAGTGCTGATCAGCGGCGGAAGGGTGATCGATCCCGCATCCGGCATGGACATGGTCCAGGATGTTGCGATCGAAGATGATCGCATCGTCGAGATCGGCGTGAAGCTCGCCAAGTCCGCCGCGGATCGCGTCATCGATGCCAAGGGCAAACTGGTTGTGCCGGGCCTGATCGATCCTCATGTACACCTGAGAGAGCCGGGGGCCGAGCACAAGGAGACCATCGATTCGGGCACGCTGGCGGCGGCGATGGGGGGGTTCACAACCGTCTGCTGCATGCCCAACACGACTCCCGCGCTCGACACGCCCGAGATGGTCACATTCGTGGATGGCCGTTCCCGCTCGACGGCCCACTGTCGCGTCTACACGGTTGCCGCGGGCACGAAGGGGCGCCGGGGCGAAGAACCCTCTGAGATCTCGCTCTTGGCCAGGGCGGGCGCGGTCGGCATCAGCGATGATGGAGACGCCATCGCGTCGGCGGGAGTGATGGCGCGTGTGCTCACGATGACCAAGCAGGTCGGGCTGGCGTTCATGCAACACTGTCAGGATCCGACACTGACCGTCGGAGCGTCGATGCACGCAGGCGAAGTATCGGTAAGACTCGGCCTGGGCGGCTGGCCCCGCATCGCCGAAGAACTGATCATTGAGCGCGACGTACGCCTCAATACCGCGATCGGCTGCCGCTACCACGTGCAGCACCTCTCGTCTTCGGGAAGCGTTGAGATCGTGAGGCGTGCACGAGCTTCGGGGCAACCCGTCACGGCCGAGGCCTCGCCCCACCACCTGCTGCTGACGCACGAGGCGGTCGGCGGCGCAGATGGTTTCGCGTACGACACGAACGCGAAGATGAATCCACCTCTCCGCGAGGCGAGCGATATCGCTGCGATCAAAGCTGGTATCGCGGACGGAACCATCACCGTTCTGGCGACAGACCACGCGCCTCACAGCGTCGAGGAGAAAGCCCGCCCGTTCGAAGAGGCCCCGTTCGGGATTGTCGGGCTAGAGACCGCGCTCCCGCTGTATGTGGAGTCGCTCGTCAAGGCCGGCGTGATCGACTGGCCCAGATTGATCGCCATGATGACGGTTGAGCCCGCGAAGCTCTGCGGGCTCGATCGCATCGGGCTCGGCACCCTCGCGATGGGTGGGCCGGCGGATGTGACGGTGATCGATCCGGAGCAGGAATGGACGATCCGGCTGGAGGATCTCGCGGGAAAGAGCCGCAACACGCCGTTCCTCGGAAGGCGAGTCGCTGCAAGAGTGGTTCTGACAATGGTCGGGGGCCAGATCCGCCACGAGCGGAGATAG
- a CDS encoding M20/M25/M40 family metallo-hydrolase: protein MPLTQLEREISAAVQARRDALFADLKHHVEMPTGGNNAVALDASRTLLLDRLARIGATTTLVPGDPKPDWLLGASGGYLPPTGIASRIASDSSQPRILIAGHLDTVHDPAGPFQKLTVNADGKTAIGPGCVDMKGGIVIAVAALEVLHELGFHANWSFLLNSDEETGSYYSERAIRDAARNHDLALALEPALPDGSLVVERAGSGQFKVETYGKSAHVGRDFTSGVSAVTALARTLVALSELPEPSRGMIVNVGPIKGGEVTNAVPDFAQAWGNVRFPNPEGCEELARKVDALATPENAPPDTLPRIVIKRSFNRPAKPLTPGVQFLADSAKGVAEDLGQKMPFGKTAGVCDGNILQDEGIPCIDTLGVRGGGLHTPDEWIDLSSQVERCSLLAILIARLSSSDRARFGTGV from the coding sequence ATGCCATTGACCCAACTCGAGCGTGAGATCTCAGCCGCGGTTCAGGCCCGCCGCGATGCACTCTTTGCCGACCTCAAGCACCATGTCGAGATGCCGACGGGCGGCAACAACGCCGTCGCCCTGGATGCCTCACGAACTCTCCTCCTCGATCGCCTCGCACGCATCGGCGCGACGACGACTCTTGTCCCTGGCGATCCGAAGCCCGACTGGCTGCTCGGCGCGTCCGGTGGTTATCTTCCGCCGACCGGTATCGCGTCTCGCATCGCATCCGACTCTTCGCAGCCGCGCATCCTCATCGCGGGACACCTCGACACCGTCCACGATCCCGCCGGGCCATTCCAGAAACTCACGGTCAACGCGGATGGGAAGACTGCGATAGGACCCGGTTGCGTAGACATGAAGGGCGGCATCGTGATCGCTGTTGCAGCACTCGAAGTCCTCCACGAACTCGGATTCCACGCGAACTGGTCGTTCCTCCTCAACTCCGATGAGGAGACGGGCAGTTACTACTCCGAGCGAGCGATCCGCGACGCCGCACGCAATCACGATCTCGCGCTCGCGCTCGAGCCCGCGCTGCCGGATGGCTCACTCGTGGTCGAGCGAGCGGGATCCGGACAATTCAAAGTTGAGACCTACGGAAAGTCGGCCCACGTGGGACGAGACTTCACATCCGGTGTCTCCGCGGTCACGGCTCTGGCCCGCACGCTCGTCGCGCTCTCAGAACTTCCCGAGCCCTCCCGCGGGATGATCGTGAATGTCGGTCCCATCAAGGGTGGCGAGGTTACGAACGCTGTACCCGACTTCGCACAGGCATGGGGGAACGTGCGGTTCCCGAATCCCGAGGGATGCGAGGAGCTCGCCCGAAAGGTCGACGCCCTCGCTACGCCTGAGAACGCGCCCCCCGACACACTGCCACGCATCGTCATCAAGCGTTCCTTCAACCGTCCAGCCAAGCCGCTCACGCCCGGAGTTCAGTTCCTGGCGGACTCGGCCAAAGGCGTCGCTGAGGACCTCGGCCAGAAGATGCCGTTCGGGAAAACGGCGGGTGTCTGCGACGGCAATATCCTGCAGGACGAGGGAATCCCCTGCATCGACACGCTCGGTGTTCGTGGGGGTGGGTTGCACACGCCGGATGAGTGGATCGACCTGTCGAGTCAGGTCGAGCGTTGCTCACTCCTTGCAATCCTCATCGCACGCCTATCCAGTTCCGATCGGGCTCGCTTCGGCACCGGCGTCTGA
- a CDS encoding arginine N-succinyltransferase, with protein sequence MFIIRRAIPNDVPTLLKLARMVYFINLPPDNTIIGEKVQWSRQSFLLASELETGAGKVSAGKRTDPSAGHHGTISAGLRAITGKAPLFMFVLEDTESGTPLGTCQVVSRMGGPGHPNLSYQLTRKEMFSSDLQVGTTHVVAKLHLDESAPTEVGGLILQPSMRSHRQRLGRFLSYIRFHFIGLYPELFADRVLAEMMAPISHDGQNPFWEYFGRRFINLSYPEADRFCQHSKEFMLSLLPREEIYLTLLPAEARSAVGQVSPETVPARRMLEKLGFKYHNRIDPFDGGPHLEAKTSDIEIVKKTMRTVLADTIAPDACTISGYASILTSDGDFRAVETPMSIDKQGRVRMPHDAVEALKIEPKDSVGITPIDTLRAATPPKSQPAARKGRTRSKARS encoded by the coding sequence GTGTTCATCATCCGACGCGCGATCCCGAACGATGTCCCGACCCTCCTCAAACTCGCGAGGATGGTCTACTTCATCAACCTCCCTCCGGACAACACCATCATCGGAGAGAAGGTCCAGTGGTCGCGTCAGTCATTCCTCCTCGCGTCCGAACTCGAAACGGGAGCCGGCAAGGTCTCCGCCGGAAAGCGGACCGACCCGAGCGCGGGCCACCACGGAACAATCTCCGCGGGGCTGCGCGCGATCACGGGCAAGGCGCCGCTCTTCATGTTCGTGCTCGAAGACACGGAGAGCGGCACACCCCTCGGCACCTGCCAGGTCGTCTCTCGAATGGGCGGCCCCGGCCATCCCAACCTGTCGTACCAGTTGACCCGCAAGGAGATGTTCTCCTCTGACCTGCAGGTGGGAACGACGCACGTCGTTGCGAAACTCCACCTCGACGAGTCTGCTCCGACGGAGGTGGGGGGGCTGATCCTCCAGCCGTCCATGCGCTCGCACAGGCAGCGCCTCGGCCGCTTTCTCTCCTACATCCGCTTCCATTTCATCGGCCTGTATCCCGAACTGTTCGCCGATCGCGTGCTCGCGGAGATGATGGCCCCGATCTCTCACGACGGGCAGAACCCCTTCTGGGAATACTTCGGACGACGGTTCATCAACCTCTCCTATCCCGAAGCCGATCGCTTCTGCCAGCACAGCAAAGAGTTCATGCTCTCGCTCCTGCCGCGCGAAGAGATCTATCTGACGCTGCTGCCCGCAGAGGCCAGGAGCGCGGTCGGTCAGGTCAGCCCGGAGACCGTCCCCGCAAGGCGCATGCTCGAGAAACTCGGCTTCAAGTACCACAACCGCATCGATCCGTTCGACGGTGGACCGCATCTCGAAGCAAAGACGTCCGACATCGAGATCGTCAAGAAGACGATGCGAACCGTCCTCGCCGACACGATCGCGCCCGATGCGTGCACCATCAGCGGCTACGCCAGCATCCTCACGAGCGATGGCGACTTCCGCGCTGTCGAGACCCCGATGTCGATCGACAAGCAGGGACGAGTCCGCATGCCGCATGACGCGGTCGAGGCGCTCAAGATCGAGCCGAAGGACTCGGTCGGCATCACACCGATCGACACGCTCCGCGCCGCCACGCCACCGAAGTCCCAGCCCGCGGCACGCAAGGGACGCACCCGATCCAAGGCCCGGTCATAA
- a CDS encoding aminotransferase class III-fold pyridoxal phosphate-dependent enzyme: protein MTPASSTPSLSPAADKINNQNTQASQPVGRQLMSSPAIRSSVDAIVSEVRAKSALITDAKGPSPDCVKSYDEMMARAAAVRGRGLLYPYISSGVGNGALVELMDGSVKWDMICGIGVHFFGHSEPDLIRAAVEAGVEDTLKHGNLQTSNSAFEFAETLLTEAQKNSRLKHCFVSTSGAMANENAIKVCYQKHAPGATRVLAFQDCFMGRTVTMSQLGDSAAGRVGIPLSTQVDYMPFYNPVLADRMGETRFIDMCLDHLRQYIERYPGQHACFIFELVQGEGGFNVAPRDFHKALMEMCKSHNIAVWDDEIQSFGRTPRMFAYEHLNLGEYVDVLCVGKMTQACATLYTEQYNPKPGLLSGTFTGATADFKVGTRVIEKLRDGSYYGPDGLIERHHAEFRRQMHALIAKHPDWFPANPKVKEMVSGCGGMMRFTPFGGDKDKVMKACRACFDEHVLLFYCGHGPYHVRMLPPLGVMKMEDWPRVIECLERGLAKAAAS, encoded by the coding sequence ATGACACCGGCTTCTTCAACCCCATCGCTTTCGCCCGCCGCAGACAAGATCAACAACCAGAACACCCAGGCGTCCCAGCCGGTCGGGCGTCAGTTGATGAGCTCGCCCGCGATCCGCTCGTCAGTCGATGCGATCGTTTCAGAGGTAAGGGCCAAGTCCGCTCTGATCACCGATGCAAAGGGTCCCTCGCCAGATTGTGTGAAGTCATACGACGAGATGATGGCTCGCGCCGCGGCGGTCCGAGGTCGTGGCCTGCTCTACCCCTACATCTCCTCCGGCGTCGGGAACGGAGCACTCGTCGAACTCATGGACGGCTCGGTCAAGTGGGACATGATCTGCGGCATCGGCGTCCACTTCTTCGGCCACTCGGAGCCGGATCTCATCCGCGCCGCCGTCGAGGCCGGCGTTGAGGACACACTCAAGCACGGCAACCTCCAGACATCGAACAGCGCGTTCGAGTTTGCTGAGACGCTGCTGACCGAAGCCCAGAAGAACTCGCGATTGAAGCACTGTTTCGTCTCGACCTCGGGCGCCATGGCCAACGAGAACGCGATCAAGGTCTGCTACCAGAAGCACGCCCCGGGAGCAACTCGCGTCCTCGCCTTCCAGGATTGCTTCATGGGCCGGACAGTGACGATGTCGCAGCTCGGCGACTCCGCCGCGGGACGTGTCGGCATTCCGCTTTCGACGCAGGTCGATTACATGCCCTTCTACAACCCCGTCCTCGCCGATCGCATGGGCGAGACGAGGTTCATCGACATGTGCCTCGATCATCTCAGACAATACATCGAGCGCTACCCCGGCCAGCACGCGTGCTTCATCTTTGAGCTGGTCCAGGGCGAGGGCGGCTTCAACGTCGCGCCCCGTGACTTCCACAAGGCCCTGATGGAAATGTGCAAGTCGCACAACATCGCGGTCTGGGACGACGAGATCCAGTCATTCGGGCGAACACCCCGAATGTTCGCCTACGAGCACCTCAACCTCGGCGAGTACGTCGACGTGCTCTGCGTCGGCAAGATGACCCAGGCGTGCGCAACGCTCTACACCGAGCAATACAACCCCAAGCCCGGCCTGCTCTCCGGCACCTTCACCGGCGCGACCGCCGACTTCAAAGTCGGCACCCGCGTCATCGAGAAGCTCCGTGATGGAAGCTACTACGGCCCGGACGGCCTGATCGAACGCCACCACGCAGAGTTCCGGCGTCAGATGCACGCCCTCATCGCCAAGCACCCCGACTGGTTCCCCGCGAACCCGAAAGTCAAGGAGATGGTCTCCGGCTGCGGCGGCATGATGCGATTCACGCCGTTCGGCGGCGACAAGGACAAAGTCATGAAGGCATGCCGCGCCTGCTTCGATGAGCACGTCCTGCTCTTCTACTGCGGGCACGGTCCGTACCACGTGCGGATGCTCCCCCCGCTCGGCGTCATGAAGATGGAAGACTGGCCCCGAGTCATCGAGTGCCTCGAACGCGGCCTCGCGAAGGCCGCCGCGTCCTGA
- a CDS encoding GNAT family N-acetyltransferase produces MHTAPPPHFVDDGRTLRTERLALRPWQESDLEAIVALNDDPEIERNTTSVTLPYTREKGMEALAKFARSGADGSGITRAWCLVGSNEPVGGVGLMLNAKDNNAELGYSTRRDHRKAGYTTEACAAMLDWAFGDLGLHRVFARHFTWNPASERVMDNLGMLHEGVQREHGKKGDLYLDLCCHAILASEWAQRQRR; encoded by the coding sequence GTGCACACCGCTCCGCCTCCACACTTTGTAGACGATGGCAGGACGCTCCGCACGGAGCGTCTTGCTTTGCGCCCCTGGCAGGAGTCTGATCTCGAAGCGATCGTGGCCCTGAACGACGATCCCGAGATCGAACGAAACACCACATCCGTGACGCTGCCATACACGCGCGAGAAGGGGATGGAGGCGTTAGCCAAGTTCGCTCGCTCCGGGGCGGACGGCTCCGGAATCACCCGCGCATGGTGTCTCGTGGGATCAAACGAGCCCGTCGGCGGCGTCGGTCTGATGCTCAACGCCAAGGACAACAACGCCGAACTCGGCTACTCAACCAGACGCGACCATCGCAAGGCCGGATACACCACCGAGGCCTGTGCCGCGATGCTCGACTGGGCATTCGGCGACCTGGGTCTGCACCGCGTCTTCGCCAGACACTTCACGTGGAATCCCGCGAGCGAGCGCGTCATGGACAACCTCGGCATGCTCCATGAGGGCGTGCAACGCGAGCACGGAAAGAAGGGGGATCTCTACTTGGATCTCTGCTGCCACGCGATCCTGGCCAGCGAATGGGCACAGAGGCAGAGGCGATGA
- a CDS encoding aldehyde dehydrogenase family protein: MKHPSLTREPSNLIGGRWIPAPGDSVRSFNPARPDQVVFSSSSSIAHLHEAVAAARAALPAWSSWSRERRFAVLQRFKSLVTARAQQIADLICDETGKAMWDSKGEVSALTNKVDITLDATPTGALARVTGVEFAMTLTKQGKSWFRPHGVMAVLGPFNFPAHLPNGHIVPALALGNTIVLKPSDKAPATGQLLIELFQEALDAENAPPGVVNLVQGGADVASALSSHNDIDGILFTGSWPVGRRIMEANLDRPGRILALEMGGNNAAVIMPDADLKQALVECVRSGFVTTGQRCTCTRRVIVHELIAQKFIPAFCKAASNLIIGDPRASHPVFMGPIINGQSRDAVFAFQRSLQKAGAEILVPSTPMDTPERGFYLTPGIARVDRFTLAGESDLHAGRDAGCDTEVFGPFVRICVVKSLDEAIEQANTTRYGLAASIFTKDQSAAERFLFEARAGCINVNTGTAGASSKLPFGGLGLSGNHRPAGAFSVDYCAYPVAGMIETGPDAPLPSGMTIDDKWLA, encoded by the coding sequence ATGAAGCACCCGTCACTCACCCGCGAGCCATCAAACCTCATCGGCGGACGGTGGATTCCGGCTCCGGGCGACTCGGTCCGCTCGTTCAATCCCGCGCGTCCCGATCAGGTCGTATTCAGTTCTTCATCAAGCATCGCGCACCTGCACGAGGCCGTCGCCGCCGCGCGAGCCGCGCTCCCCGCGTGGTCATCCTGGTCTCGCGAACGCCGCTTCGCAGTGCTCCAACGTTTCAAGTCGCTCGTCACCGCACGCGCCCAGCAGATCGCCGACCTGATCTGCGACGAGACCGGCAAGGCCATGTGGGACAGCAAGGGCGAGGTCTCTGCTCTTACGAACAAAGTGGACATCACGCTCGACGCCACGCCGACCGGCGCACTCGCCCGCGTCACCGGCGTCGAGTTTGCGATGACCCTGACCAAGCAGGGCAAGTCGTGGTTCCGGCCCCACGGCGTCATGGCCGTCCTCGGCCCCTTCAACTTCCCGGCCCACCTTCCCAACGGCCACATCGTCCCCGCCCTTGCCCTCGGCAACACCATCGTCCTCAAGCCCTCCGACAAGGCCCCGGCAACCGGCCAGTTGCTGATCGAGCTCTTCCAGGAAGCGCTCGACGCCGAGAACGCGCCGCCCGGCGTTGTGAATCTCGTGCAGGGCGGCGCGGATGTCGCATCCGCTCTCTCTTCTCATAACGACATCGACGGCATCCTCTTCACCGGCTCCTGGCCAGTCGGCCGCCGCATCATGGAAGCGAACCTCGATCGCCCAGGTCGCATCCTCGCCCTCGAAATGGGCGGCAACAACGCCGCCGTCATCATGCCCGACGCCGACCTCAAGCAGGCCCTCGTCGAGTGCGTCCGCTCCGGCTTCGTGACCACCGGCCAACGCTGCACCTGCACCCGCCGCGTGATCGTCCACGAATTAATCGCACAGAAGTTCATCCCCGCATTCTGCAAGGCCGCATCCAACCTCATCATCGGCGACCCGCGCGCGTCCCACCCCGTCTTCATGGGCCCGATCATCAACGGGCAATCCCGCGACGCCGTCTTCGCCTTCCAAAGGTCACTCCAGAAAGCCGGCGCGGAGATCCTCGTCCCTTCGACGCCCATGGACACGCCCGAACGCGGCTTCTACCTCACGCCCGGCATCGCCCGCGTCGATCGATTCACCCTCGCCGGCGAATCCGACCTGCACGCCGGTCGCGATGCCGGATGCGATACCGAGGTCTTCGGCCCCTTCGTCCGCATCTGCGTCGTCAAGTCGCTCGATGAAGCCATCGAGCAGGCCAACACCACCCGCTACGGCCTCGCGGCGTCCATCTTCACGAAAGATCAATCCGCCGCCGAGCGTTTCTTGTTCGAAGCCCGCGCCGGCTGCATCAACGTCAACACAGGCACCGCGGGCGCATCCTCAAAGCTGCCATTCGGAGGCCTCGGCCTCTCCGGCAACCATCGCCCAGCGGGCGCGTTCAGCGTCGACTACTGCGCATACCCCGTCGCGGGCATGATCGAAACCGGTCCCGACGCCCCCCTCCCCAGCGGCATGACGATTGACGACAAGTGGCTGGCGTAG
- the chrA gene encoding chromate efflux transporter: protein MGTEAEAMIATGETPPEHDNGSPPGEWPKHGVSFREAIRTWLYVGLLSFGGPAAQIAVMHRVVVDEKRWIGEQRFLHALNFCMLLPGPEAMQLATYIGWLMHRTRGALAAGLLFILPGFVCMLALGVLYASSSRYGLVELLFYGVKPAVVAIVVQAVIRIGGRALPSPAMVAVAGASFAALFFFRVPFPAVVIGAILTGLIGAAMWPETFKPLSGHKGKAMGTDTHPLLPDDAVLPVSRSPLRAMRVAAVWLVIWFAPLAIAAALFGPRSVITTSGLFFSKAAVVTFGGAYAVLGYVAQHAPEVGWVTRGEMLDGLGLAETTPGPLILVLQFVGHLGCFRHPPMEIDGAMLPLTPFWSGLVGATLATWMTFAPCFMWIFLGAPYMERLRHNRRLGSALACVTAAVVGVVLALALWFATHVFFRASPIPVRFGPVRFDVPTWASFDLWSAGLAFLAAYLIFRLRWGLFAVVGTCVLAGVAVRLALMVLHWNPD from the coding sequence ATGGGCACAGAGGCAGAGGCGATGATCGCAACGGGAGAAACACCGCCAGAGCATGACAACGGCTCTCCTCCCGGGGAATGGCCGAAGCACGGCGTCTCGTTTCGTGAGGCGATTCGCACGTGGTTGTACGTCGGTCTGCTATCGTTCGGCGGGCCCGCGGCACAGATCGCCGTGATGCACCGGGTGGTCGTCGATGAGAAACGCTGGATCGGCGAGCAACGCTTCCTTCACGCCCTCAACTTCTGCATGCTCCTGCCCGGGCCGGAGGCGATGCAGTTGGCGACTTATATCGGCTGGCTGATGCACCGCACACGCGGCGCGCTCGCTGCCGGCCTTCTCTTCATTCTTCCGGGTTTCGTCTGCATGCTCGCGCTCGGCGTGCTATACGCGAGTTCAAGCCGGTACGGGCTTGTCGAGTTGCTCTTCTACGGCGTGAAACCCGCCGTGGTGGCGATCGTGGTACAGGCCGTGATCAGGATCGGAGGACGCGCCCTGCCGAGTCCCGCGATGGTCGCAGTGGCCGGCGCATCGTTCGCCGCCCTGTTCTTCTTCCGCGTGCCCTTCCCGGCTGTGGTGATCGGCGCGATCCTCACCGGTTTGATCGGCGCTGCGATGTGGCCCGAGACCTTCAAACCCTTGTCAGGGCACAAGGGAAAGGCGATGGGCACCGACACACATCCGCTTCTGCCCGATGATGCCGTGCTGCCGGTCTCTCGATCTCCGCTCCGTGCGATGCGCGTCGCGGCTGTGTGGCTCGTCATCTGGTTTGCCCCGCTCGCCATCGCTGCCGCCTTGTTCGGTCCCCGAAGCGTGATCACGACGTCCGGTCTCTTCTTCAGCAAGGCGGCCGTGGTCACGTTCGGCGGGGCCTACGCCGTGCTTGGATATGTCGCGCAGCACGCGCCCGAGGTCGGATGGGTCACAAGGGGCGAGATGCTGGACGGGCTGGGTCTGGCGGAGACGACGCCCGGTCCACTGATCCTCGTGCTCCAGTTCGTCGGACATCTCGGGTGCTTTCGTCATCCGCCCATGGAGATCGACGGCGCGATGCTGCCGCTCACGCCGTTCTGGTCGGGGCTGGTCGGCGCGACCCTCGCGACGTGGATGACCTTCGCGCCCTGCTTCATGTGGATCTTCCTTGGAGCACCATACATGGAGCGGCTGCGCCACAACCGCCGACTTGGGTCGGCCCTCGCCTGCGTGACGGCGGCGGTCGTGGGCGTCGTCCTTGCCCTCGCACTCTGGTTCGCCACCCACGTCTTCTTCCGCGCTTCGCCAATCCCAGTTCGCTTCGGGCCCGTGCGATTCGACGTCCCAACTTGGGCCTCGTTCGACCTCTGGTCTGCGGGGCTTGCATTCCTCGCGGCGTATCTGATCTTCAGGTTGCGGTGGGGGCTGTTCGCCGTCGTCGGCACGTGCGTTCTCGCGGGAGTCGCGGTGCGGCTAGCACTGATGGTCCTTCACTGGAACCCCGACTGA